One Treponema primitia ZAS-1 genomic window carries:
- a CDS encoding helix-turn-helix domain-containing protein, translated as MELLTVSDVASALSVSQSKVYKMAESGELQSVKIGKSLRFTEEQVKKFILQKSAGENK; from the coding sequence ATGGAACTATTAACCGTATCGGATGTTGCAAGTGCTTTGAGCGTTTCGCAATCTAAAGTTTATAAAATGGCAGAATCCGGAGAATTACAGTCTGTAAAGATTGGAAAATCATTACGATTTACAGAGGAACAAGTTAAAAAATTTATTTTACAAAAATCCGCAGGAGAAAATAAATGA
- a CDS encoding helix-turn-helix domain-containing protein, translated as MQPTQPCKTEADRLVYLCQKSGLTAIQFAENCGLSKSQLSHFMNGRRRLSREALEKLAQQDIDINWLLTGKSIRQEIVWINR; from the coding sequence ATGCAACCGACACAGCCATGCAAGACAGAAGCAGACCGGCTTGTATACCTTTGCCAGAAATCAGGGCTTACGGCCATACAGTTTGCAGAGAACTGCGGCCTGTCCAAGTCTCAGTTATCCCACTTTATGAATGGTAGACGTAGGCTTTCCCGTGAAGCCTTGGAAAAGCTGGCTCAACAAGATATAGACATCAACTGGCTGCTTACCGGAAAAAGCATAAGACAGGAGATAGTATGGATAAATCGATAG
- a CDS encoding toll/interleukin-1 receptor domain-containing protein produces MDKSIVFISHYAEEKEFAQLLGTFIENCFYNNITCFISSYTLELGDAFLDKIRNNFTKSDIVLVLCSPTSIQRPWICAEAGASFFTGKLCIPICHSGLEFKDLPPFFDKLQGTSFKTANDAQTLIEKIGKVTQCSNTIININEFITSILTLETQYTFWNRLIAAFSNILVAICNSFGGNTFSLCLLWLIDGKGKIAFHRDDFVIAEINKATRAFPDIFRSGFIDLPNTGLSRTGYIIELKQGYYDLKPDIYVKLLNSTLPVQRVEIPQTKKISIRGKDADGKPIDVQVLFYEGGINQPNETTQSEPH; encoded by the coding sequence ATGGATAAATCGATAGTCTTTATATCTCACTATGCAGAAGAAAAAGAATTTGCACAATTGTTGGGTACTTTCATTGAGAATTGTTTTTATAATAATATTACTTGTTTTATCTCGTCGTATACACTTGAGTTGGGAGATGCTTTTCTTGATAAAATACGAAATAATTTTACGAAAAGCGATATTGTGTTAGTCCTGTGTAGTCCCACTTCTATACAAAGGCCTTGGATTTGCGCGGAAGCTGGGGCAAGTTTTTTCACAGGTAAGCTTTGCATCCCTATATGTCATTCAGGATTAGAGTTTAAGGACTTGCCGCCATTCTTTGACAAACTACAAGGAACTTCATTTAAAACAGCAAATGACGCCCAGACATTAATTGAGAAAATCGGCAAGGTTACCCAATGTTCAAATACAATAATTAACATTAATGAGTTTATAACAAGTATTTTGACTTTGGAAACCCAATATACTTTTTGGAATCGATTAATTGCGGCGTTTTCGAACATCTTAGTTGCGATTTGTAATAGTTTTGGTGGGAACACATTTTCGTTATGCTTATTGTGGCTCATTGATGGGAAAGGTAAGATAGCTTTTCACAGGGATGATTTTGTTATTGCCGAAATCAATAAAGCTACCCGTGCTTTCCCAGACATATTTCGTTCTGGTTTCATTGATTTACCAAATACTGGGTTAAGTCGTACCGGGTATATTATTGAGCTAAAACAGGGTTATTACGACTTAAAACCAGACATATATGTAAAATTATTAAATAGTACTTTACCAGTGCAGCGTGTAGAAATTCCCCAAACAAAAAAGATATCTATCCGAGGAAAGGACGCTGATGGTAAACCCATTGACGTTCAGGTATTATTTTACGAAGGAGGCATCAATCAGCCTAATGAAACAACACAAAGCGAACCCCACTGA